In the genome of Microbacterium endophyticum, one region contains:
- the nrdF gene encoding class 1b ribonucleoside-diphosphate reductase subunit beta — translation MSEKLQLLNHVQAINWNRIEDDKDLEVWNRLVNNFWLPEKVPLSNDIQSWNTLTPDEQLLTMRVFTGLTLLDTIQGTVGAVSLIPDAITPHEEAVYTNIAFMESVHAKSYSSIFSTLASTKEIDEAFRWSVENPNLQKKASIVMDYYRGDSPLKRKVASTLLESFLFYSGFYLPMHWSSRAKLTNTADLIRLIIRDEAVHGYYIGYKFQKGLEKVSQAERDEIKDYAFSLMYELYDNEVQYTQDLYDGVGLTEDVKKFLHYNANKALMNLGYEAMFPASVTDVNPAILSALSPNADENHDFFSGSGSSYVIGKAEATSDDDWDF, via the coding sequence AGCTTCAGCTCCTGAACCACGTTCAGGCCATCAACTGGAACCGTATCGAAGACGACAAAGACCTCGAGGTCTGGAACCGTCTCGTCAACAACTTCTGGCTGCCCGAGAAGGTGCCGCTGTCGAACGACATTCAGTCGTGGAACACGCTCACGCCGGATGAGCAGCTGTTGACGATGCGCGTGTTCACAGGCTTGACCCTGCTTGACACGATCCAGGGCACGGTGGGCGCAGTTTCACTGATTCCTGACGCGATCACACCCCACGAAGAAGCCGTCTACACGAACATCGCGTTCATGGAGTCGGTGCACGCGAAGAGCTACTCCTCGATCTTCTCGACGCTTGCGTCGACGAAAGAGATCGACGAGGCCTTCCGGTGGTCGGTTGAGAACCCGAACCTTCAGAAGAAGGCTTCGATCGTCATGGACTACTACCGCGGAGACTCGCCCCTCAAGCGCAAGGTCGCCTCGACTCTGCTCGAGAGCTTCCTCTTCTACTCGGGCTTTTACCTCCCGATGCACTGGTCGTCGCGTGCCAAGCTCACGAACACCGCGGACCTCATTCGTCTCATCATTCGTGACGAGGCAGTGCACGGCTACTACATCGGTTACAAGTTCCAAAAGGGGCTTGAGAAGGTCTCGCAGGCAGAGCGTGACGAGATCAAGGACTACGCGTTCTCGCTGATGTACGAGCTCTACGACAACGAGGTGCAGTACACACAAGATCTCTACGACGGCGTCGGCCTGACCGAAGACGTCAAGAAGTTCTTGCACTACAACGCCAACAAAGCGCTGATGAACCTCGGCTACGAGGCCATGTTCCCGGCATCCGTCACCGACGTGAACCCCGCTATTCTCTCGGCGCTCTCACCGAACGCCGACGAGAACCACGACTTCTTCTCGGGGTCGGGCTCGTCGTACGTGATCGGCAAGGCTGAAGCCACGAGCGACGACGACTGGGACTTCTAA
- a CDS encoding sugar ABC transporter permease, with protein sequence MSAPKTSGSSSGSSSSDLIGSGLEGGVRDQFAAWLQRLRGGEMGALPAIGGLIVLTALFTSLSPYFLTAGNFANLLNQAASLVMLGMALVFVLLLGEIDLSAGVTGGVAMAIFVVLNDKFGVNWILALVIGFGFGIVTGALIGFFVARVGIPSFVVTLGLFLGYQGLALLIIGAGGLYQIQVPELIAIQNSNLPVWAGWVMLAIILIVSAATSFWDRIQRSRAGVPNRTLTLVWLKLGAIVVLGGLVIGVLNLDRSQSILPVQGVPIIVPVVLVILWIGTFILDRTKFGRYIYAIGGNAEAARRSGVKVRWVKWWAFVACSTLAVLSGLFSAARIASVDAAAGRDIVLSGVAAAVVGGVSLFGGRGRLMHAAIGALVIAMITNGLGLLRLPAGINLLVTGGVLILAATVDAVSRLRSGGGRT encoded by the coding sequence GTGAGCGCGCCGAAAACTAGCGGATCCTCAAGCGGATCTTCGAGCAGCGACCTCATCGGCAGTGGACTTGAGGGCGGCGTTCGCGATCAGTTCGCCGCGTGGCTTCAGCGTCTTCGTGGCGGCGAAATGGGGGCGTTACCCGCTATCGGCGGTCTCATCGTACTCACGGCGTTGTTCACGTCACTCAGTCCGTACTTTCTCACAGCGGGCAACTTCGCCAATCTCCTGAACCAGGCCGCTTCGCTGGTCATGCTCGGAATGGCGCTCGTCTTTGTCCTGCTGTTGGGCGAAATCGATCTGTCTGCGGGCGTCACAGGTGGCGTTGCGATGGCGATCTTCGTGGTACTCAACGACAAGTTCGGGGTGAATTGGATTCTTGCACTCGTGATCGGATTCGGGTTCGGAATAGTGACGGGAGCACTCATCGGCTTCTTTGTCGCTCGCGTCGGTATCCCGTCGTTCGTCGTGACGCTAGGGCTCTTTTTGGGGTACCAGGGTCTCGCGCTCCTGATCATCGGCGCTGGCGGGCTGTATCAAATTCAGGTGCCAGAACTCATCGCCATTCAAAACAGCAACCTGCCGGTATGGGCGGGGTGGGTGATGCTCGCGATCATCCTCATCGTTTCAGCAGCCACGTCGTTCTGGGATCGCATACAGCGCTCGCGGGCCGGCGTACCCAACCGCACTCTCACCCTCGTATGGCTCAAATTGGGGGCGATCGTCGTTCTGGGCGGGCTCGTTATCGGCGTGCTCAATCTGGACAGATCGCAGTCGATCCTTCCGGTTCAAGGCGTTCCGATCATCGTTCCGGTCGTGCTCGTCATTTTGTGGATCGGCACGTTCATTCTGGACCGCACCAAATTTGGGCGTTACATCTACGCCATTGGCGGCAATGCCGAAGCTGCACGTCGATCTGGGGTCAAGGTGCGATGGGTCAAGTGGTGGGCATTCGTCGCCTGCTCCACTCTTGCCGTGCTCTCAGGACTTTTCAGTGCGGCCCGCATTGCGTCAGTGGATGCCGCGGCGGGCCGCGACATCGTGCTCAGCGGTGTAGCCGCAGCCGTCGTCGGCGGCGTGAGTCTGTTCGGTGGGCGCGGCCGACTCATGCACGCGGCCATCGGCGCACTCGTCATCGCTATGATCACGAACGGGCTCGGCCTGCTGCGGCTCCCGGCGGGTATCAACCTGCTCGTCACCGGCGGTGTACTGATCCTCGCCGCGACCGTCGATGCCGTATCTCGATTGCGCTCCGGCGGCGGCCGAACGTAA